One Mercurialis annua linkage group LG3, ddMerAnnu1.2, whole genome shotgun sequence DNA window includes the following coding sequences:
- the LOC126672731 gene encoding uncharacterized protein LOC126672731, producing MKEDRSLKHHMLPSLDGATTRIARPHVEANNFEVKPAFIQMITHNLSFNGLPSDDPYEHITNFLELCNTFKMNRFLEKYYPTLKTAKLCMAITTFAQQDLESLPEAWEQFNEYLRKCPHHGVPGWLVVETFFNGLNGATRMMLDAASGGSFREKEPNQCNDLIETMAANNYERSLIHKPVRDHEIETISALDAEGSNYVDNQERGQNNSYYNTYNPEWKNHPNLSWSNTQNAVRLPPGFQPQEPRKPSLEDILIQHMQKTDSLLQNQQAFIKGLENKIGHIANLVATRAQGTLPRNTEVNPKEQVMEITLIRGSDFKWASIKFQEGEVDVLAKPVKEEKVVELKPYVPKLPYL from the exons ATGAAGGAAGATAGATCTCTCAAACATCACATGTTACCATCTCTTGATGGCGCCACAACAAGAATTGCTAGACCTCACGTCGAAGCAAATAACTTTGAGGTCAAGCCGGCGTTCATTCAAATGATCACTCACAACCTCTCATTTAATGGATTGCCTAGTGATGATCCTTATGAGCATATTACCAACTTCTTGGAATTATGCAACACTTTCAAGATGAATAGG TTTTTGGAGAAGTATTATCCTACTTTAAAAACGGCAAAGCTTTGCATGGCTATTACCACATTTGCTCAACAAGACTTGGAGAGCCTCCCTGAAGCTTGGGAACAGTTTAATGAGTACCTAAGGAAGTGCCCTCATCATGGAGTTCCGGGTTGGCTAGTGGTGGAAACATTCTTCAACGGGCTAAATGGAGCAACAAGAATGATGCTTGATGCGGCATCCGGAGGGAGTTTTAGAGAAAAGGAACCCAACCAATGCAATGACTTGATTGAAACCATGGCGGCCAACAATTATGAGCGATCCTTAATTCATAAACCAGTTAGAGACCATGAGATTGAAACTATTTCAGCTTTAGATGCCGAG GGATCCAATTATGTGGATAATCAAGAAAGAGGCCAAAATAATTCCTACTATAATACCTATAATCCGGAGTGGAAAAATCACCCAAATCTTTCATGGAGCAACACACAAAATGCGGTAAGGCTTCCACCTGGATTTCAACCTCAAGAACCACGGAAACCAAGTTTGGAAGATATTTTAATTCAACATATGCAAAAGACCGATTCGCTTCTCCAAAACCAACAAGCTTTTATTAAAGGATTAGAGAATAAAATTGGTCATATTGCAAACTTGGTGGCAACCCGCGCTCAAGGTACATTGCCTCGCAACACCGAAGTTAATCCTAAGGAGCAAGTTATGGAAATTACTTTAATAAGAGGGTCTGATTTTAAATGGGCATCAATAAAATTTCAAGAGGGGGAAGTAGATGTTCTAgccaagccggttaaggaagAAAAAGTAGTGGAGCTTAAGCCATATGTTCCAAAACTTCCATATCTGTAA